A section of the Paenibacillus odorifer genome encodes:
- the dnaN gene encoding DNA polymerase III subunit beta, with product MKISILKNELNESIQHVSKAISSRTTIPILTGIKLEVSHQGVTLTASDTDISIQSFIPAENDSHTIVKIDQPGSVVLPAKFFVEIIKKLPSKEIHMEVKEGFQTYISSGSTEIQMVGLDPEEFPVLPSIEENDTISLPGDLLKNMIKQTAFSISTQETTPILTGILWNLSDNEFKFTATDRHRLATRAAKLEGTENVNFGNIVIAGKTLNELSKIIPDQNMLVDIVVADNQVLFKIDKVLFYSRILDGIYPDTSRIIPTTYKTELTLDTKKLSESIDRAYLLSREEKTNIVRMQTLDQGGIEISSSSSELGKVREELEVIDFKGEPLKISFNSKYMLDVLKVIESEQLVIAFTGMMSPIILKPLDQTNSLYIILPYRTTN from the coding sequence ATGAAAATAAGCATTCTTAAAAATGAGCTCAACGAATCCATTCAACACGTATCCAAAGCTATATCCAGCAGAACAACAATCCCTATTTTGACCGGTATTAAACTGGAAGTTAGCCATCAAGGCGTCACATTAACTGCAAGTGATACCGATATTTCTATTCAATCGTTTATTCCAGCAGAGAATGACAGCCACACCATCGTGAAGATAGATCAGCCAGGAAGTGTTGTTCTTCCCGCTAAATTTTTCGTCGAGATTATTAAGAAGCTGCCCTCCAAAGAAATCCACATGGAAGTAAAAGAAGGATTCCAAACGTACATTTCTTCCGGATCCACTGAGATTCAGATGGTAGGTTTAGACCCTGAAGAATTCCCAGTGTTGCCGAGCATTGAAGAGAATGACACGATCTCTCTACCAGGTGATTTGCTGAAAAATATGATTAAACAAACAGCCTTTTCTATTTCTACCCAAGAGACAACTCCGATATTAACGGGTATACTATGGAATCTGAGCGACAATGAGTTTAAGTTTACAGCGACTGACCGTCACCGCTTGGCAACAAGAGCTGCTAAACTTGAAGGCACGGAAAATGTCAATTTCGGAAATATTGTTATTGCCGGTAAAACCCTTAATGAGCTCAGCAAAATTATCCCTGACCAAAATATGCTGGTTGATATTGTCGTTGCGGATAATCAAGTTCTCTTCAAAATCGACAAAGTACTGTTTTATTCACGGATCCTTGATGGGATTTATCCTGATACTTCTAGAATTATTCCAACAACCTACAAAACAGAACTAACTTTAGATACAAAAAAATTAAGCGAATCGATTGATCGTGCTTATTTGCTGTCCCGGGAAGAGAAAACAAATATTGTTCGTATGCAGACGCTTGATCAAGGCGGTATTGAAATTTCTTCAAGCTCATCAGAGCTGGGTAAAGTTCGTGAGGAACTTGAAGTCATTGATTTCAAAGGTGAACCTCTCAAAATATCTTTCAACTCGAAATATATGCTTGATGTATTAAAGGTCATAGAGAGTGAGCAGCTCGTTATTGCATTTACAGGGATGATGAGTCCGATCATTTTGAAACCACTTGACCAAACCAATAGCTTGTATATTATTTTGCCTTACCGTACAACAAATTAA
- the yaaA gene encoding S4 domain-containing protein YaaA: MKKILIHSGYIKLDQFLKLADCVSTGGMAKALLQEGHVLVNGEVEERRGRKLYPGDKIEVQDNGTFEVEGGGVKE, from the coding sequence ATGAAAAAAATACTTATCCACAGTGGATACATTAAGCTGGACCAATTTCTGAAACTCGCAGATTGTGTATCCACAGGTGGAATGGCCAAAGCGTTATTGCAGGAAGGTCACGTTCTGGTCAACGGAGAGGTAGAGGAACGGCGCGGCAGAAAACTTTATCCGGGTGACAAAATCGAAGTGCAGGATAACGGGACCTTTGAGGTTGAAGGCGGAGGAGTAAAAGAGTAG
- the recF gene encoding DNA replication/repair protein RecF (All proteins in this family for which functions are known are DNA-binding proteins that assist the filamentation of RecA onto DNA for the initiation of recombination or recombinational repair.) produces the protein MFVKNIGLQHYRNYGLLRLESLGDVNLILGQNAQGKTNLMEALFVLAMTKSHRTSKDRELISFDAPGDAAQIVAEVERKYGDLKLELTLSAKGKKAKINGLEQRRLSEFVGSLNVVMFAPEDLEIVKGTPGIRRRFLDMEIGQVQPSYLFHLQQYQKILLQRGNLLKQLWGKEAAGKELLEIWDAQLVEHGVKIVKKRKQFIKKLQIWAESIHRGITNGGEELKLLYVPSFGDRDEEDEAVLLDNFMLKLSQTREQEIRRGMTLTGPHRDDLSFFINGREAQVYGSQGQQRTTALSLKLAEIELIHEEIGEYPVLLLDDVLSELDPYRQTQLIETFQSKVQTFITATGIEGLNADKLKGASLFHVHDGKVEL, from the coding sequence GTGTTTGTTAAAAATATCGGTCTGCAGCATTATCGGAATTACGGGCTGCTGCGTCTGGAGAGCCTGGGCGATGTGAATCTGATTCTGGGTCAGAACGCCCAAGGCAAAACAAACCTCATGGAGGCATTGTTCGTCCTGGCGATGACCAAAAGCCACCGTACCTCTAAGGACCGCGAACTTATCTCCTTCGATGCCCCCGGAGATGCAGCTCAGATCGTTGCCGAGGTAGAACGAAAGTATGGCGATCTCAAGCTGGAGCTCACCCTATCTGCCAAAGGTAAAAAAGCCAAGATCAATGGCTTGGAGCAGCGGCGCCTTAGTGAGTTTGTTGGATCTCTGAATGTGGTCATGTTTGCACCGGAAGATTTAGAGATTGTAAAAGGGACCCCTGGTATCAGACGGCGTTTTCTTGATATGGAGATCGGCCAAGTCCAGCCTAGTTATCTATTTCACCTACAGCAGTATCAAAAAATTCTCTTGCAAAGAGGTAATCTCTTAAAGCAATTATGGGGAAAAGAGGCTGCAGGGAAAGAGCTTTTGGAAATCTGGGATGCTCAACTTGTAGAGCATGGTGTTAAAATCGTCAAAAAAAGGAAACAATTCATAAAGAAGCTGCAAATATGGGCTGAAAGCATTCACCGGGGGATTACGAACGGCGGAGAAGAACTGAAATTGCTCTATGTCCCCTCTTTCGGCGATCGGGATGAGGAAGATGAAGCTGTCTTATTAGACAATTTTATGTTAAAGTTATCACAAACGAGAGAACAAGAAATCAGGCGCGGCATGACGCTGACGGGTCCCCATCGGGATGACCTGTCCTTTTTTATCAACGGAAGGGAAGCTCAGGTCTACGGTTCTCAAGGACAGCAGCGTACCACGGCTTTATCGCTTAAGCTGGCGGAAATCGAGCTGATCCATGAAGAAATCGGAGAATATCCTGTGCTGCTTCTTGATGATGTTTTATCCGAGCTTGATCCTTACCGCCAGACCCAGCTTATTGAAACCTTTCAAAGCAAGGTACAGACATTCATTACCGCTACCGGAATTGAGGGTCTGAATGCCGATAAATTAAAGGGCGCCAGCCTATTTCATGTTCATGATGGAAAAGTTGAGTTATAA
- the remB gene encoding extracellular matrix regulator RemB encodes MYIHLGGEKIIRSSELIAIFDISIEKSSKVSKQFVIHSEQDKKLERIGEEEAKSIVVTKNIVYYSPISSSTLKKRAKILLEI; translated from the coding sequence ATGTATATTCATTTGGGCGGGGAGAAGATCATTAGGTCTTCGGAGTTAATTGCTATATTTGATATTTCGATTGAGAAATCTTCCAAGGTATCTAAGCAATTCGTTATTCACTCTGAGCAGGATAAGAAGCTTGAGCGGATTGGCGAAGAGGAAGCAAAATCTATTGTCGTAACTAAAAATATCGTGTATTACTCCCCAATTTCCTCCTCCACTCTTAAAAAAAGAGCCAAAATTTTGCTCGAAATATAA
- the gyrB gene encoding DNA topoisomerase (ATP-hydrolyzing) subunit B, whose protein sequence is MSMNQPTYDESQIQVLEGLEAVRKRPGMYIGSTSSKGLHHLVWEVVDNSIDEALAGYCDRIQVIIHEDNAITVIDNGRGIPVGENVKLKKSTLEVVMTVLHAGGKFGGGGYKVSGGLHGVGISVVNALSEKVLVKVKRDGHIYQQEYRRGAPQYDIKIVGDSDETGTTTTFHPDPEIFTETTVFEYSTLLTRIRELAFLNKGIELSLHDERTDVTNVFKYEGGIVEYVKYLNEKKEALHEDPIYVEGSRDMIQVEVALQYNDSYTENIYSFANNINTHEGGTHESGFKSALTRIINDYARKAGVLKDSNSNLTGDDVREGLTAIISVKIPDPQFEGQTKTKLGNSEVRGIVESLFGEKLQEFLEENPAVSRRVLEKSLSASRAREAARKARELTRRKSALEVSALPGKLADCSSKDASISELYIVEGDSAGGSAKQGRDRHFQAILPLRGKILNVEKARLDRILSNAEIRAIITALGTGISDDFDLSKARYHKVVIMTDADVDGAHIRTLLLTFFYRYMRKLVDAGYIYIAQPPLFKIERNKVIRYAGSEKERDDIIASFGENAKVNVQRYKGLGEMNATQLWDTTMDPETRMMLQVTIEDAMLADSIFDTLMGDNVEPRRDFIHEHAKNVRYLDV, encoded by the coding sequence ATGTCAATGAATCAACCGACATATGATGAGAGCCAGATTCAGGTACTGGAAGGGCTGGAAGCGGTTCGGAAACGTCCGGGCATGTATATTGGTTCGACTAGTTCTAAAGGTCTCCATCACTTGGTATGGGAGGTCGTCGATAATAGTATCGATGAGGCACTCGCAGGTTATTGTGACCGGATTCAAGTGATTATACATGAGGATAACGCGATCACTGTTATCGATAATGGACGTGGCATACCTGTAGGTGAGAATGTAAAGCTTAAGAAGTCGACGCTTGAAGTCGTAATGACCGTGCTGCATGCAGGCGGTAAATTCGGCGGTGGCGGATATAAAGTTTCCGGTGGTTTGCATGGTGTGGGTATCTCTGTAGTAAATGCCTTGTCTGAAAAGGTCCTTGTTAAGGTCAAACGTGACGGTCATATCTACCAACAGGAATATAGACGCGGTGCACCGCAGTATGATATCAAAATTGTTGGCGATTCAGATGAGACAGGAACGACTACAACCTTTCATCCGGATCCTGAAATATTTACGGAAACCACAGTTTTTGAATATTCGACACTGCTTACTCGTATTCGGGAGCTAGCTTTTCTTAACAAAGGAATCGAGCTTTCGCTTCATGATGAGCGGACGGATGTCACCAACGTGTTCAAATACGAGGGTGGTATCGTTGAATATGTGAAATATTTGAATGAGAAAAAAGAAGCACTACATGAGGATCCGATCTACGTGGAAGGCTCACGCGATATGATCCAAGTTGAAGTGGCTCTCCAATATAACGATTCGTATACTGAGAACATCTACTCTTTTGCGAATAATATTAATACGCATGAGGGCGGAACGCATGAATCCGGCTTTAAAAGTGCGCTGACCCGTATCATCAACGATTATGCTCGTAAAGCGGGAGTACTGAAGGATAGCAATTCGAATCTGACTGGTGATGACGTGCGTGAAGGATTGACAGCCATTATTTCTGTCAAAATTCCAGATCCACAATTCGAAGGTCAAACGAAAACTAAGCTCGGAAATAGTGAAGTGCGGGGTATCGTAGAATCACTGTTCGGAGAGAAATTACAAGAGTTCCTGGAAGAAAATCCAGCAGTATCACGTCGCGTTCTTGAGAAATCACTTTCCGCTTCACGCGCACGAGAAGCTGCCCGTAAGGCACGTGAGTTAACCCGTCGGAAGAGTGCGCTTGAAGTCAGTGCTCTGCCTGGTAAACTCGCCGACTGTTCATCCAAGGATGCCTCGATCAGCGAACTATACATCGTCGAAGGTGACTCAGCGGGTGGATCGGCTAAGCAAGGCCGGGATCGCCATTTCCAAGCGATTCTACCGTTGCGTGGTAAGATCCTAAACGTTGAAAAAGCTCGGCTTGACCGTATTTTATCTAACGCCGAGATTCGCGCCATCATTACGGCTTTGGGCACAGGGATCAGCGATGACTTTGACTTATCGAAGGCTCGCTACCATAAAGTCGTTATTATGACCGATGCCGACGTCGATGGAGCCCATATTAGAACGCTATTACTAACGTTCTTCTATCGTTACATGCGGAAGCTAGTAGACGCGGGTTATATCTATATTGCACAGCCTCCTCTCTTTAAGATTGAGCGCAATAAGGTTATCCGCTACGCAGGCAGCGAGAAGGAACGTGATGATATTATCGCTTCTTTTGGAGAAAATGCGAAGGTTAACGTCCAACGTTACAAAGGTTTGGGAGAGATGAATGCAACCCAACTTTGGGACACAACGATGGACCCAGAGACCCGTATGATGCTCCAGGTTACGATTGAAGATGCGATGCTGGCAGATAGTATTTTTGATACACTTATGGGTGACAATGTTGAACCAAGACGTGACTTTATCCATGAGCATGCCAAGAACGTTAGATACCTTGATGTGTAA
- a CDS encoding YheC/YheD family protein, which produces MKIQRVPSKWAKTKVILQNHSLLQYVPDTRKFDVNALKEMLALYTMVYIKPDRGSYGIGVMRAEQRTVTLSTSKQKAEHGTDLDNVNKEEPEEQILYILRYGKTAEVFFSPEELYENLQKRIQNRTYLIQKGIDLLRHQDRPFDLRVLTQKTPSGVWETTGMLGRVAAPQKIVTNYHSGGSILSVSTLLKNYMPPSQVLVTINHLKALGIQIATQLQSAYPGIKEIGLDIAMDQHLDMWLLEVNTLPSIAVFKLFPDKSIYRKIHRYAVAYGRVKARKSPYSTRNKQSTRA; this is translated from the coding sequence ATGAAGATTCAACGCGTCCCAAGCAAATGGGCTAAAACGAAAGTCATCCTTCAAAATCACTCTCTATTGCAATATGTGCCTGATACCCGTAAATTCGATGTCAATGCTCTTAAGGAAATGCTTGCGTTATATACAATGGTCTATATTAAGCCTGATCGGGGAAGTTATGGTATCGGTGTAATGAGAGCTGAGCAGCGTACTGTAACTCTTAGCACTAGCAAACAGAAAGCTGAACACGGTACCGACCTCGATAACGTTAATAAAGAAGAGCCCGAAGAACAGATCTTGTATATTTTAAGATATGGGAAGACTGCGGAAGTGTTTTTCTCACCAGAAGAGCTGTATGAGAACTTACAGAAACGAATTCAGAATCGAACCTATTTGATTCAAAAAGGGATTGACCTTCTGCGTCATCAAGACCGCCCTTTTGATCTTCGGGTTCTTACCCAAAAGACTCCATCAGGAGTATGGGAAACAACAGGAATGCTTGGAAGAGTAGCTGCCCCTCAAAAAATCGTCACCAATTATCACAGTGGAGGCAGTATCCTTTCCGTAAGTACTCTACTAAAAAACTATATGCCGCCCTCCCAAGTCCTAGTTACGATCAATCACTTAAAAGCTTTGGGTATACAAATTGCGACACAGCTTCAATCTGCCTATCCAGGAATCAAAGAGATTGGTCTGGATATTGCCATGGATCAACATCTGGATATGTGGCTGCTGGAAGTCAACACTCTTCCGTCCATTGCTGTATTCAAATTATTTCCTGATAAATCAATCTATCGTAAAATACATCGCTATGCCGTAGCCTATGGACGTGTAAAAGCAAGAAAATCCCCTTATTCGACCCGCAATAAACAATCTACAAGAGCCTAA
- the gyrA gene encoding DNA gyrase subunit A, whose product MAEQNNPQVKDRDIGVEMRESFMDYAMSIIVSRALPDVRDGLKPVHRRILFAMSELGMSADKPHKKSARIVGEVIGKYHPHGDSAVYETMVRMAQDFSMRYMLVDGHGNFGSIDGDMAAAMRYTEARLSKIAGEMLRDLNKETVDFAPNYDGEENEPVVLPARYPNLLVNGVSGIAVGMATNIPPHNLGEVIDGVQAMIKNPDITPMELMEFIQGPDFPTAGYILGREGIRQAYRTGRGSVTMRAKATIEENNGKARIIVHELPYQVNKARLVEKIAELVREKRIEGITDLRDESDRNGMRVVVEMRRDVNPNVVLNNLYKHTSMQSTFGINMLAIVNNEPKILNLRDVLYHYLQHQIEVIRRRTIFDLKKAEARAHILEGLRIALDHLDEVIALIRASRTTDIAREGLMSTFSLSLEQAQAILDMRMQRLTGLEREKIENEYNELIVKIAEYREILANEHLVLEIISNELQDIRDRYSDERRTEITVGEESILDEDLIPREEVVITITHTGYIKRLPVSTYRSQKRGGRGVMGMDTKDQDFVEHLFVSNSHNYLMFFTDKGKVYRIKAYEIPELGRTARGTPIINLIQIEQGEKISAVIQVEDGDSDKYLFFATREGIVKKTPLGDYNNIRKGGLIAINLREEDSLIEVKLTDGQQNLIIGTARGMSITFSENDVRSMGRSATGVKGITLDGNDHVIGMDCVDKELEVLIVTTKGYGKRTPAGDYRSQTRGGKGIKTINLTDKNGPVVGLKVVKKDEDLMIITTSGTLIRTSMDGISTMGRYAQGVKLINIREDDAVATLCRADKNEEDESEEVEGLEGLEGQEGLDGQDTVEESGDIDQPEILTEDEDTDLE is encoded by the coding sequence ATGGCTGAACAAAATAACCCACAAGTCAAAGATCGGGACATTGGCGTGGAAATGCGTGAATCCTTTATGGATTATGCAATGAGCATCATTGTTAGCCGGGCTTTGCCAGATGTGCGGGACGGACTCAAGCCGGTTCACCGACGCATTTTGTTTGCGATGTCGGAGCTTGGAATGTCTGCGGATAAGCCTCATAAGAAATCTGCAAGAATCGTTGGTGAGGTTATCGGTAAGTACCACCCTCACGGTGACTCAGCTGTCTATGAAACAATGGTACGGATGGCTCAGGATTTCTCGATGCGCTATATGCTTGTAGACGGTCACGGGAACTTTGGTTCGATTGATGGTGATATGGCCGCGGCGATGCGGTACACAGAAGCCCGTCTTTCCAAGATTGCAGGCGAAATGCTTCGTGATTTGAACAAAGAGACAGTTGACTTCGCACCCAACTATGATGGTGAAGAGAATGAGCCGGTTGTATTGCCAGCCCGTTATCCGAATCTGCTCGTAAATGGGGTATCTGGTATTGCTGTAGGTATGGCTACTAATATTCCACCGCATAACCTTGGTGAAGTTATCGATGGTGTGCAGGCGATGATTAAGAATCCTGATATCACGCCAATGGAATTGATGGAGTTTATCCAAGGTCCGGATTTCCCTACGGCTGGATATATTTTGGGTCGTGAGGGCATTCGTCAGGCTTATCGTACGGGTCGTGGTTCAGTAACCATGCGTGCGAAGGCAACGATCGAAGAGAACAACGGCAAGGCTCGCATCATTGTGCATGAGCTTCCATACCAGGTTAACAAAGCAAGATTGGTTGAAAAAATCGCAGAATTAGTACGTGAGAAACGGATCGAAGGTATAACGGATCTTCGAGATGAGTCCGACCGTAATGGTATGCGTGTAGTTGTTGAGATGAGACGCGATGTTAATCCAAATGTAGTATTAAACAATCTATATAAACATACTTCTATGCAATCCACATTTGGGATCAACATGCTTGCCATCGTAAATAACGAGCCGAAAATTCTTAATCTGCGTGATGTACTTTATCATTATTTGCAGCACCAGATTGAAGTTATTCGTCGTCGTACTATATTTGATCTTAAAAAAGCTGAAGCACGCGCTCATATCTTAGAAGGTCTGCGCATTGCGCTTGATCATCTGGATGAAGTGATTGCGTTAATCCGTGCTTCGCGGACAACTGATATAGCCCGCGAAGGATTAATGAGCACCTTTAGCCTCAGTTTAGAGCAGGCTCAGGCTATCCTCGATATGCGGATGCAACGTCTGACCGGTCTGGAACGGGAAAAGATCGAGAACGAATATAACGAATTGATCGTTAAAATTGCAGAGTACCGTGAAATTCTGGCTAACGAGCATCTTGTACTGGAAATCATCAGCAACGAGCTGCAGGATATCCGTGATAGATATTCTGATGAACGCCGGACAGAGATTACGGTTGGTGAAGAAAGTATCCTGGATGAAGACCTTATTCCACGTGAAGAGGTTGTTATCACTATTACACATACAGGATATATCAAACGTCTACCTGTCAGCACCTACCGCAGTCAGAAGCGTGGTGGTCGCGGAGTCATGGGGATGGACACCAAGGACCAGGATTTTGTGGAGCATCTCTTCGTGAGTAACTCTCATAACTATCTGATGTTCTTTACCGATAAGGGTAAAGTATACCGGATTAAAGCTTATGAGATCCCAGAATTGGGCCGTACAGCCCGGGGGACACCAATCATCAACCTGATTCAAATCGAACAAGGTGAGAAGATTAGTGCGGTAATCCAAGTGGAAGATGGCGATAGCGACAAATATTTGTTCTTTGCTACCCGCGAGGGTATCGTGAAGAAGACGCCTCTTGGGGATTATAACAACATCCGTAAAGGCGGTCTTATTGCTATTAATCTTCGTGAAGAAGATTCCCTGATCGAGGTTAAGCTGACTGATGGACAGCAAAATCTCATTATCGGTACAGCTCGCGGAATGTCGATTACGTTCTCAGAGAATGATGTGCGTTCTATGGGACGTAGCGCGACTGGCGTTAAGGGCATTACGCTTGACGGTAATGACCATGTCATTGGTATGGACTGTGTCGATAAAGAGCTTGAGGTTCTGATTGTTACTACCAAGGGTTATGGTAAACGGACACCAGCCGGTGATTATCGTTCCCAGACTCGTGGTGGTAAAGGGATCAAGACCATTAATCTCACAGATAAGAATGGTCCTGTAGTGGGTCTTAAGGTCGTTAAGAAGGATGAAGACTTAATGATCATTACGACTAGCGGTACCCTGATTCGTACCAGCATGGATGGAATCTCTACTATGGGCCGTTATGCTCAAGGGGTTAAGCTGATTAACATCCGTGAGGATGACGCAGTAGCTACCCTGTGTAGAGCTGACAAGAATGAAGAGGATGAATCTGAGGAAGTGGAAGGTCTGGAAGGCTTGGAAGGGCAAGAAGGCCTGGATGGGCAAGATACAGTCGAGGAATCTGGCGATATTGATCAGCCTGAGATCCTGACTGAGGACGAAGACACTGACTTAGAATAG